Within Lactobacillus amylovorus DSM 20531, the genomic segment CGGAGAAGGCTGCTAAAGCACTAAGGAAGAAATTAAATCATGAACAATCAAAATAAATCTCATCGATTACGCAATTGGCTAATTACAATTATTGCAATCATAGCCGTTGCGTTTTTGGCCTTTTGGCCAACTGATTATTATATTGAGTCACCGGGTGAGGCGGTTCCTGTAGGACAATTTATTAAATCACCCAATAAGAAACCCAATAACTTTTATCTGGTAACGGTAAGCGTTACTAGCCGGCCGGCTTCGATTTTGCAATATTTGTGGAGTTATACTAGACCGTATAATGATCGTGTGCCTAGCAAAGAGCTGTTAGGCGGTCAGACAAGCGCTCAATATAATGAATTGCAAAATTGGTATATGGAAACTAGCCAACAAAATGCAATATATTATGCGGCTAAAAAAGCTGGTAAAAAGCATAGCTTAAAATATCTTGGCGTTTACGTAATGGAGGTACAAAAGGGTTCTAGCTTTAAGAACAAACTCCAAATTGGCGATACGGTTTTAGGTGCCAATGGTCATCGTTTCCATTCAACTGAAGAAATGATGACGTATTTACGTAAACAAAAGATAGGTAGCCCTGTGACAATCTCTGTTCTAAGAGGTAAAAAGAAAAAGCAGTTTACCGGTAAGATTGTCAAAGTTAAAGGGACTAATAAACCTGGCATCGG encodes:
- a CDS encoding SepM family pheromone-processing serine protease, whose product is MNNQNKSHRLRNWLITIIAIIAVAFLAFWPTDYYIESPGEAVPVGQFIKSPNKKPNNFYLVTVSVTSRPASILQYLWSYTRPYNDRVPSKELLGGQTSAQYNELQNWYMETSQQNAIYYAAKKAGKKHSLKYLGVYVMEVQKGSSFKNKLQIGDTVLGANGHRFHSTEEMMTYLRKQKIGSPVTISVLRGKKKKQFTGKIVKVKGTNKPGIGIQLVEHVEVKTKPKLSINAGEIGGPSAGLMFTLESYEVFTKQNLSHGHKIAGTGTIAPNGKVGIIGGVDKKVVAASREGAEVFFAPTDSTDVKKSQTNYAVAKRTAKKIHTKMKIVPVANFDDALNYLKKHY